One part of the Ursus arctos isolate Adak ecotype North America unplaced genomic scaffold, UrsArc2.0 scaffold_14, whole genome shotgun sequence genome encodes these proteins:
- the SPC24 gene encoding kinetochore protein Spc24, translating to MAAFRDMEEVSQGLLSLLGANRAEAQQRRLLGRHEQVVERLLETQDSAEQRLREILAMEEEVAQSLLDAKERAHQGGVELQQLQAELQKAGEDNTRLKASLLQLTRELEELKEIEASLERQEREVDEDTTVTIPSAVYVAQLYHRISKIEWDYESEPGMVKGIHHGPSVAQPIHLDSTQLSKKFISDYLWSLVDTDW from the exons ATGGCGGCCTTCCGCGACATGGAAGAGGTGAGCCAAGGGCTGCTGAGCCTGTTAGGCGCCAACCGCGCGGAGGCGCAGCAACGGCGGCTGCTGGGACGCCACGAACAGGTCGTGGAGCGGCTGCTAGAGACGCAAGACAGCGCCGAGCAACGGCTGCGAG agatCCTGGCCATGGAGGAAGAAGTGGCCCAGAGCCTTCTTGATGCAAAGGAGCGGGCTCACCAGGGGGGTGTCGAGTTGCAGCAGCTCCAAGCGGAGCTTCAGAAGGCCGGCGAGGACAACACCCGTCTGAAGGCCAGCCTCCT TCAGCTCACCCGAGAGCTGGAGGAGCTCAAGGAGATCGAGGCCAGTCTGGAGAGACAGGAGAGGGAAGTTGACGAAGACACGACCGTCACCATCCCTTCAGCCGT GTATGTGGCTCAACTTTATCACCGGATTAGCAAGATTGAGTGGGACTATGAGAGTGAGCCGGGGATGGTCAAAGGCA TCCATCACGGCCCCAGTGTCGCCCAGCCTATCCACCTGGACAGCACCCAGCTGTCCAAGAAGTTCATCAGCGACTACCTCTGGAGCCTGGTGGACACGGACTGGTAG